TGAAAGACAAGTTCTCTGACTGTAAAGATGATGCATCTTTTGATAGAGTTGAGTACTGTACACGGGCTTACCTTTTGTACTTAGTAGGTAGNNNNNNNNNNNNNNNNNNNNNNNNNNNNNNNNNNNNNNNNNNNNNNNNNNNNNNNNNNNNgaaagaaaaagaaaagagaaaataaaatatatgtacataataGAAATGAGGGTGTACGTGAATATAAGGTGAGAGGGAGAATGTGTTAACAACTGTTGATTATGTACTAGGGATAGCATTgtcattattataaaaaatatatagaatataagAGGGTTATGGTTAGAATAGTCAGCCACTTAATTAAAGTTTGGTTTTGGGTTATATCTGCCAATTTCCCTTCAATAAGATccatttacataaaaaaaaatgaggtgCCTATGCctaccagaaaaaaaatatccagTATTCGGTCATCAGCAAAGACCATTAGCAATTCAGTTCCTGGGCCGGGACGGCCCATATCTTACATGCAAATACATTGTCacagatatttttatttttcctcatAAAATAgtttgtaagaaaaagaaaaaaagagagagaagagaaagcatTATCCCTTACGACGAGTAAGCCGTcgttttgaggtttttttttttttttttttttttttggcacNNNNNNNNNNNNNNNNNNNNNNNNNNNNNNNNNNNNNNNNNNNNNNNNNNNNNNNNNNNNNNNNNNNNNNNNNNNNNNNNNNNNNNNNNNNNNNNNNNNNNNNNNNNNNNNNNNNNNNNNNNNTAGATTCCATATGCATACAAATTTTCAATAATTGatccatttataaaaaaaaaatgaggtgCCTATGCCtaccagaaaaaaaatccaGTGTTCGGTCATCAGCAAAGACCATTAGCAATTCAGTTCCTGGGCCGGGACGGCGCATATCTTACATGCAAATACATTGTCacagatattttatttttcctcttaaAATAgtttgtaagaaaaagaaaaaaagagagagaagagaaaaagcatTATCCCTTACGACGAGTAAGCCGtcgttttgagttttttttttggttttggcacCGTTCGTACAAATCCTGAGATCTTCTTCAGactcttccttttcttgtctCCTTTTCTCAGTCCGTCGTCGTTTTGATTCAAGTTCGCTGTTTTTCTGGTTAGTCTTCCCCTTCTCCGGCGTCGTTTCGTGTTTAACGTCTCTGTCTATCTGATTCCATATCGTTCGTTTCTTCTCTGTGTGTAACCGACCAATGGAagataaaaatcaaacctttttctCTATTAATGGGTTTCGTAGTGTTGAGGAAATCTCTGTCcttttttacattttctggTTTTGAATGAGGcttgaaagatttgattttttttgtttagggtttcTTCGATTTTGATTGATTGGAATCTATTAATGTGTTTTCccatcaaaattattgttttttcctggtaaagtttgaagctttggaACATTTTTGTGATTAAAGTTTGAAGATTTATTCGGCTTTGTGCAGGTGAGTGTTGATTCTGATGGATATCTTAGCGAATCCAGGGCCACTTAAGGATATTGTGCTTTATGATCAAGAGAAACATGTTTCCTCCGCTGTTTGGGATGGCCAGGTTTTAACTCTTCTCTGCACTTTAAAAAGTTCGATTTGTGGAAACTGTGACAAAGATTGGATGGTTTCGTTTAGTATTGTTGTTCATATATTTGTTTGCTGGTACTTAGACTAACGATAATGTGGAAATGAATTGTTAGGAGCGTGGTGCGTTGAGGTGTCATGAGCACACATCGAAGTTGGGTGAGTGGAAGCTTAAACCAAAGCAGATAGAATTAGTGGAGAGAGCCGGTTTTGGGTATTTGAGACGGATCCCTGCTATTAGTCTTGACAACCCTCTTATCTCTGCGTTGGTTGAGCGTTGGAGGAGAGAGACCAACACTTTTCACTTCACAACTGGGGAAATGACTGTGACTCTTGAGGACATTGCTCTGTTACTCGGATTGGGGATTGATGGTAAACCTGTCATTGGAGTGACATATACAACTTGTTCTGCGGTATGTGAGAGGTACTTAGGGAAGGTACCAGAGTCTAATTACGCTAGTGGTGGGATGGTTAAGCTTAGCTGGTTGAAGGACAAGTTCTCTGACTGTAAAGATGATGCATCTTTTGAAAGAGTTGAGTACTGTACACGGGCTTATCTTTTGTACTTAGTAGGTAGTACCATCTTCTCTACAACCACTGGAAACAAGGTGCCTGTTATGTATCTTCCGCTGTTTGAGGATTTTGATGATGCTGGAACATTTGCTTGGGGTGCAGCTGCTTTGGCTTTCTTGTATAGAGCACTTGGGAATGCTTCTGTTAAATCCCAAAGCACGATTTGTGGTTGCTTGACGTTATTACAGGTGCTATGATTTTCATTTCTCGTTCCCAAACTGATATAATCACTGAGCACATGTCGAATTTTTTTGCTAGTTTCAGCAGTTTGGATACTTGTGTAATTGAATACATTTACTTaatcttctccatcttttttggtttttctatagTGTTGGAGTTACTATCACTTAAACGTTGGCCGGCCAAAGCTGAATCGTGAGCCCATCCATGATCATTTCCCATTTGTGCTTAGGTGGAAGGGGAAGCAAACTGGTCCAACAGCAAACCGTGATGTTGTCTTTTACCGGAAAGCATTGGACGCCTTGAAGCCATGTGAGGTAAGCTTGTTTATCTTTCATATTCATCAGCTAATCTTCTTTTTGTATACTCATATACCTTCCTTGGGAATTAGGTGGAGTGGCTTCCTTATGAAAATATGGATGGTAGATACATACCAGATCACATTAGAAACTCTCTGCAGTTGGGTAGATCGAAAACAATGCTGATATCTTTTGACAAGGCGGAGAGACACTTGCCTGATCGCTGTCTCAAACAATTTGCCTTGTTTCAAGGCATCCCAGAAGATGTGCAAAAGTGGGTAAGAAAGTCTCGGGGAGTTGATGGAGGGGTTGACCTGTCGGTTAAAATGGAATCAGAGTTAAGCGAGTGGGAAATGCGGTGGGAAAACATTGTGCCTGATGATGTTCTAGGCGTTGATGAAGCAGACTACATGAGGTGGTATCTTGGAATAACCCGAAAAATTGTGGGAAGGcccatctctctctcaagcGAGTTTCAAAGAACGGTAATAGCTAACAACAAGTTTCTTGACCCTTGGTCATTTTGACAGTAACGTTTCTAGGTATGATCTTAATACTTTATCCTCCTTGTTGATTGCAGATTACAAATGTGAGGGATATATTGGAGTTGGCTGAGAATTTCCAAACACATGATTTGGATCTTGAAAGAGGCAACATGATTTCACGGATTATGAACCTTGCGCAAGATTGCCTAAGAGATCAAGCTGGAGTAACGGTTACAGCAGAAAGCCAGCAGCAGATCGAACTTGGGAAAAGAATGCGCGGTAAAGAAAGGGTGAGGAGGAAGGGGATGGGAAAGAGAAGGAAAGGCATTGATCCAATGGAAGACTATGGGGGTAGTGAAGATGAATCACAGTTTGGGCCTGTGGTTGAGGTTGGTGAAATGCATTTACCACTTACGCATACAAATTCAGTGTATGATGGAACACATCTGTATGATCCTGTCACCAAAGTTGATGACATGGAGCTTTGCGACACCATCCGTCAATTGCCCGAGACTCAAGACATCAACAAGATTGACGGGTCATTGCTAGACGATGCAGACAAGTCTTTTGAGGACAGTAAGTTACATGAAGAAATTGATACAACTAATGTTATGAGTGGCGAGGAGCCAACCGAGAGCATGGCGGAACTGCCCGAGGGCTATGAtgtgaagaaagaagataaagaatCAAAGGTTGAAGATTATGACGCAGCTAAGGAAATAATTAGTGATGTTAGCGGTGAAGAAAACGCAaacagagaggaagaagatggaacaGAGATGGGAGAAAGTGTTGCAGATTCGTCTTCTCTCGAAAGAAGAGGAGCGAACACTATGGTGGCTTGAAAACAGTTGGTTTCATCTCATCTATTTAACCAATGTGAATCTCTCTGCCCTGTCTATCTCTTGAGTTGTTGAGAGTTGTGGAACTGACAGATTCAATGAGAGTTATGGCTGCAGAGGAACTTaagtttagttttctattttgtatttcttttaacTTATTtcgtttgttttcttaaattactGTCTTTTGTTTTAGAAGTATGTTTAATCAACTATCTGTAGTGTAGAAGAGGTTACAGAAAAGGATGGAAGAAGCATGAAACATCAGTATTCTGATTTAGTGATTAGTGTGACTCCGATTagtatctctgtttcttcctagCAGAAACAAACTTAGATATATCGCAAGTAGAGACTTCTTATTTTCAGGTCATTCCTCTTCAAACTCAACATTTTAATGCATATCGCAAGAGTTGGTTTCAcaactttttctttgttatttattaaatcATCTTATCCTAGTTGTGgttgacaagttttttttattcattggGTTTCATATTTCTATCATTGTTATGCtttgtttctcttattttcattCTACACTTTAGAAATTAGATCCAccttcttattatataaagttaggtttcaaagttagtcattaacattATTTTACATATCAAGTTTATTGATAAGATGTGGGGTTTCCCCCAACCGTTCGAGATGCTTAAGAGCTTTACTTACACAAAATTATGTTCAATCTGATTTGACGAACTTCTAATTGCAAACGAGTTTTATCGTCAAGTATTGGTTGCACTTATTGTGTCATGTCTCTAATCCTTAATGAATGTAATCGAAATGATTCGTAACCTCAACTTGTGCTAAAGCCCTGATGGTGTTGTCATTGCTTAAATCTATTTTCAATTCGTTCGATTCTAGATTGACGCTTTTGATTGAGTCACTAACAGATCATTTGATatgtttaattagatttatgaaggaaaaaaaaatttacaaacccTTTTGACTATATTTGGTAGATCAAATAGTCACTATAGcagtaaaaacaaattagttaaTTTACCTAACAAAGATGCTCTTTCCTCATTCtatttccctctctctctctttctttctactCATCTAATTTTTGTAAAGAGTGTAGTGTGTTTACTCATAAAAATTCTccattttgttcttttgtgaattttaaaataacaacaacaacattactaAAATTCGAAAGTGTTCGAAGATCAGTGGTGGTTCAACAAATTGACCTTGAAAATTcctcacattttttttctttaattacaaAAGTACTTAAGTTCTGCAAACAAAAGTAGTCcttacaagagaaaaaaaaaacaagtccaCTTGTGAAAGAATcaatactttttgttttgttcctctCGGAgtaagtatataaatatacatatttgcaAAAACAGATCCCTGTACTTTAATATACTCTCACTTTATAACCGAAGGAAACGAAGAAAACACAACACTAATGAGAGACACGAGATTATAATGCACTGGGTTCTGTGGGTCCCAATGCTTCGTCTTTTTGTCGGCTTGTGTTTTGTGGGTGGAGAATATATGTCATGAGAAACGTATCATCTAACCGTTAGATCAGCTACGTCCACATATATTTCTGTACACCACGAAACACAGGATTACAACCGCTTCTtcccactttcttcttcttctctctctttttttttttctttttcccatagtCATTTCTAAGTCCAaccatctgtttttttttttttgacatgaccttttgttcttctcttttctctttgtaACCCAATTTGAGGTTGTTCGATTCGATCTACGGGTTTCTTGATCTTTTATTACAAGAACTTTGAGAAGCTTCAGTTTTGTCTTGGGATCCTCGTCTTTTTTGGGTGTTTTGGTCGGTTGGTGATCTTCTCGATGTCTGTGCTAGGtaaattttttggaatatttatttaagctttctaaaaaaaaacaaatttagggtagtattaaatgtttaattttatgCGAATCTTGATACTGGGTCGTCTCCTGACTCCGTAGTAAATGGAACCANttttttttttttttttttttttttttttttttttttatataaatttggttttaagtATTTTTAGCAAATGCTTTACTTTTGGGAGTTTTTTACTGAGATATAGAGATAGAGACTGAGTTCTTTTGTGTTTATCATGTCTTATTGGAGATATAAAACGTAGATCATTCATTAGTcatttcttgtttggtttgtgGACACATTTTGTGAGACTTTATGGTAATACTTGAGTCTATTGACTCGTTGGTCGAGCATATgacaaattatattaaaattcaagAAAGCTTTGATAAAATTGTAACTGTCACCACTCTGTCATGCTCTTTAAGAGATCCTTTGTGTTCTGTAAAAGTTTGTTCCTATTGTTGTTTCTATGGAGTTAGTTTAGTATTATAAATtcactaaaataatatttgtttttgttttgattgcttCTCCAGGCTTTGGAAACTAAATGGATTTGGCGTTTAAGCTTCATTCTATCCGGCTTTGAACTCGTTTGAATTTCTTTTGGTGTTGGTTAGAAAATTTTGTTGGTCTTTTAATTATGGCTGAGGAGGTTGTGAAAGTTCCGGTTAGTGATATGGAATTAGACGATTCAAGCGAGACTAAAGTAGCTGATGATGTTGTTGCCACTGATGAAATGGAGGCTAAACCAGTGACTGTTACTAGAACTGAAACTGTTGTTGAAGGTTGTCAGACCGAAAGTTCGAAAGCTACAGAGTGCAAGGAGCTACTACAACCTGTTCCTCATACCACAGCTTCACAGTCGGAAGTAGATGTCGCCGCTTCCCCGACATCCGAGAAAGCACCAAAGGTTTCTGAAAGTAGCACTGTGTTGTCTTTGCAGTCTGGTTCAGAAGGGAATAGCCCTTTTATTCGTGAGAAGGTTATGGAAGACGGATACAACTGGCGGAAGTACGGACAGAAGCTTGTTAAAGGGAATGAGTTTGTCAGGAGCTATTACAGGTGCACGCACCCAAACTGCAAAGCCAAAAAGCAATTGGAACGGTCGCCTGGTGGACAAGTCGTGGACACTGTTTACTTTGGTGAACATGATCATCCAAAGCCTCTTACTGGTCCTGTACCTATCAATCAGGATAAACGAAGTGATGTCTTCACAGCTGTGAGTAAAGGTgaataaagaacatatataattttctatttataaaaatgtttccGTTAGCGCTTATGATGTGGTGACATATTAAATGTAACATTGTTTCTTATGGTGTTATGTTTGTAGAGAAATCATCTGGATCCATTGTTCAGACACCTCGCCAAACCGAACCACCAAAGATCCACAGAGGATTACATGTTTCAGTTGTTCCACCAGCCGATGATGTGAAAACTGATAGTTCACAATCAAGTAGGATAAAGGGTGACAACAGTCACAAGGATTATAATAGTCCTTCCTCAAAGCGAAGGTAGTAATGATCaatgtttcagtttttttttttttttcattgttctGAAGGAAGGCTTCACCATTGgtgatctttgtttttcttgttatgtCGATGTCACTTAATCAGGAAGAAAGGAGGAAACATTGAGCCAAGTCCAGTGGAAAGGTCAACCAATGATTCACGCATTGTGGTTCACACTCAGACTCTGTTTGATATTGTGAATGATGGGTACCGATGGCGTAAATATGGTCAGAAATCAGTGAAAGGCAGCCCATATCCGAGGTTGTGATTGATTACAGGAAACACTCTATGATGTTAAAACTTTTGGTTTCATTCTTCTCtgcttattttctttctctgtttgaTGGATATATTAGGAGCTACTATAGATGTTCAAGCTCTGGATGCCCTGTCAAGAAACACGTAGAGAGGTCATCTCATGACACAAAATTGCTTATAACGACTTACGAGGGAAAGCACGACCACGATATGCCTCCAGGAAGGGTTGTTACTCATAATAACATGCTGGACTCGGAAGTTGATGATAAAGAACTGAATGTTAAAGAAGGAGATGCCAACAAGACTCCACAGAGCTCAGACCAGCATGACGAAGATCACCCAATAAAGAAAACTAAGACTAATGGCTTTGAGAAAAGTCTTGATCAAGGTCCTGTCTTGGATGAGAAACTGAAGGAAGAAATAAAAGACATATCTGATGTAAACAAAGATCATGCAGCGAATCACACGAAGCTGGAAACAAAGTCAGATGATAAAACCACAGCTTGTCATGAGAAGGCAGTGAGAACCCTGGTGACTGAGGAACAGAAAACCAAGACAGAGCCTGCCCAAAGCTAAGCATTCGGTGTTGTACCGAGTGGTAATTTATATGGCTGTTTTAACGTAGATTAGTACAGGCAATATGGTTATAGACTGTACAGTTGTTGTTCAGGCGGGACCAGATTTAGATTAGTGTTTAATGGAATAGTATGCTTACTACCCTTATATAGCCACTTCCATTTGGTTCAAATAAGAGTTACAGGAAGAGATGGTAACACAACATGAGTCTTTCTTTGTCGATGGAGCCTGTGTAATAGTTGTAGTATGGGGATGTATATGATTTGATTCAACCTTATTAATGGTATTGAGACAACCATCTATTACTTCCAATTTGTCTTTTACATTACATTCTCGGATCATTCTTTCACTTCCAGGCACAAGATGAAACCAAGACCCTGTCCATCCAACCAAGATATAAAGCAccatctctttcttcaatcccaTACCCGTTGCTGTAATCTCTCAAGAGGGCTCTAATGGTGGCTGAAATTATTGAGCTCAAGGGGTATGGCTCAAAACCCGCCATGGAAAACCTTGACTTCCATTTCCCGAGAAGCTCGTGCCTTTCGATCCTCTCAGCTCCTTCACAAGCTATGATGTTGACAACATCCCTTGCCAAGCAGTGCTGCTCGATACTGATCCTTTCTTTGTGATTTCTCGGAAGCATCACATCAATAGACTCAAACATTGCCGTATAATAACTTAATGTCTCAAAGAACCTAGGAAGGAAAGGGGAAGTGTTCGTGTTGCATTCTTGTTCCACAAGAGTGACCACTTTAGGTGATAGACTCTTCACCATCCTCAGCAACCGGTCCCTATGGTTTTCCATGCTTACGCTCTCGTCAGGCAAGTGGTGCAGCATGTAAGCAAAGTTAACTCCAAGGGCTTCGCCTTCCCGGACATCAAGATTTGGCACTTCAACTTCATAACTCGGCCTTGAAATCGCATTGAACTTGAATGGGACATCAAACTTCTTTGCAAGTTTCTCTAGTCTTCTCTTGACTGTTACCAAGACAGACAAATCACCAATTCCGGTAATTCGAATATTTGGAGCCCCACCAGGCCTAGCTGCAAAAGCCTGAATCAGTGAAATCCACTGGCTCCCTTGCCCAATTTGGAAGTCAATAATGTGAATTCTCTCCTCATCCTTCATTGCTTCTGCGATAGCCCCATTCGCTGACATGTAACCAAACTTGAAATATGGGCAAACCTCATGCAGAACATACACATAAGATAAGAACTCGTACCTCTCTGGTTCTCTGGATTGGAGAGATTTGTATATCGAACTACCAGAGGCAGCTAGCCTTGCCACAAGCCCTTCTAACATGTACGCTCCCAATCTCTGGATTGGCGCACCAGAAATGGAAACCATACCACGCAACTCTCCCATACACCATCGTGCCAATAGAAGGTTATTCTCAGAAACAGCTTTCGCACAAGCAACCAGTACCCATTTCAAGTCTCCCCTTGATATTGCCTCCACTATCAACAACAAGTCATTAGCATCTTCAGGCCACATGGAGAGTTCATGGCAGATAGCATCATTGATACTCTCAGCTATCTCTGGCAATGGCTGCAACATTATTGTTTCCACTTCTCGCACATTGTGTCTCGAACCTCTTACATTGTCCATCACAAACAAGCAGCCTCAGGGAATAGTTCTTGGTATTATTAGGAGAACGCTGTTGATCGAGGGAGATACTATTGGTGAATAGAGAGAGTTCTATAACAAAGTTCATGAAAACGTCAACCAGATAAATCACTTTCTTCTGAAAAAGTCCCCGAGATGCAGCTTCTGCTCCAAATCTCAGCAGTGGATTTCAAGTAAAGTAGTCTGATATACTTGGAAACTTTAAACATCAACCATTCCTCAGGACATGACCTTTACATATCTGATCTTCATAACACACAGTATACAGTACATATATCCCTATCTAGCAATAGCCAATCATATAAGGGCTGCAAAACCTGTAGAAGTCATACACAAGTCTTTAATCAGATTGAATTAGATATGAAAAGCATACAATCATATCCATGGAGATCAAAACTCTTCCAAGGACTATAGAATACAACTCATGAGTACTCTATGAATCTACATCAACCATGTACTACTACttcatcaataaacaaagacataaaagagAGTTCCAATCCTAAACTAGCACTTCCATTATCCAATCATACGATCACAATTTGACAATTTCTCTTCAGACTTCAGAGCATCATGTGCACCCAACCAACATCAAACTGAACAACTATCTTCGTTTTGAATTTGCAAAATTGTAAACAAAGAGAaattttttcaagttttgtgtataagaagaagcagagcaTCAAAATCGGAGgataaagtttatatttttgtgaCTAACCTTGTgtagaagaagattaagaagTAATCTTTTGGTCCAAGAGATTTGGTTTTGCAAGTGAGAGAGATCCCATCCCACCCAAAGCTCGCAGCTGAAGCAAAAGGAAGAATCTTTAGTGGCTGTAAAGAAGATACGACACCGTTTCAGCTTAAACCCGAATAAGACCCGATCACCCACTTGGTAATTTTGATAtgacccatctctctctctctctcttaaagcCTCTGGTCAAATGGGAAATAGTGTAAGAAGCAACCTAATAAGAGACCTCAGAGGAAGACGATCGATGGATCCTCGGATATGGCACAAAGTAGCTGCAGTTTCCGGTAAGATTTTGTCGATAAAGTAATGATCTTTGAATTGATGCTGTAAGGAAGATACTGATTCGTCTAGTGTTGTAGGTATGGCTGCTCTTGGGTTAGGAACTTACGGTGCTCATTTCTTTAAACCAGAGAACCCTTCTTACAAACAGGTTCAGATTCTGAAATTGTTCGGaaatttgattactttttttttacatttagcTATGTGGGTTTTTGCATTTGTTGTTGGATTTGTCTAGTAaagtttaaggtttttttttttttttttttttccaggtgTGGCAAACGGCTTCTCTTTACCATTTGGTTCACACTGCTGCTCTTGTTTCTGCTCCTAGCACCAAATATCCCAACATTGTAAAGCTTTCtcttgtttcctctgtttctccagTTTGTGTCCTTATGCAAGTTGATGGAGCTGACATATCCTTTTTCTTGCTCAGTTTGGTGGCTTGTTGACTGCTGGGATTGTAGCCTTTTCCGGGACGTAAGTTgctatctttttgtttttcaaattcttCAATTTAACCTCCTGAATGGGGATGTGTATAGTAGAGATTTTGTGTTTAATGTTTGTTGGATGTCTTGTAATTGAGCGATTCAAAATGATTTGGAGTTTCCAGTATACGCTCTAATCTTTTGGAATTGGCAATAGCTGCCGCAAACCACGTTGTCATGTTTCGTACTCTAATTCATCTAAAAAGCATTGCGTTACTTGCTAGTTGCATAGGTCTTTGTATGTATGGTTTTGTGAGGTAATGATTAAATTTCAGAAAGAATCCATGCATTTCATGAAATAATTTGCTCCCGTCCCACAAACCATGTGCATCTGAAATTATGGTCTTTGAACTATATCTCAGATGCTTACTAGGTAACTGAACTCTAATGTTTTTGGATCACTAGTCTATTTCCAGGTAATGAGTATGTGAGAAAGTTTTATGTTGGTCAAAATGTTGCAGGTGTTATATGGTAGCGCTGCGTGAGGACAGAAAGTTTTCAACCTTGGCACCATTCGGAGGCTTTGCCTTCATCGCTGCTTGGGGAACCCTACTTTTCTAAACAATCTCAAAACCATCATCTATATTGTCAAGTTGTGGTCAAGCTTATTCCACATATGAACTCACTGTTTAATTTCCCTAAGAGATTGCTTAATAGTTAATACAATTCCGTGTCGTCGGTGTCGACAACCATAAAACTTATTCCTTTACTTGTTCACTTTGTTGCTAAAGGGattatatgtaattttattaccatacaatttataaaaattcaacaTTAGAAAACAGGCTGTGCGTCATTTAGCTCCATAGGAGTAATATAAGTGAAACTTCCAAGCAACAAAGatggatttattttatattgtgcGACAGTACTAACAATGAGAAAAATTGCTCTATTCGTCATCTTTCATGTCATCTTGGCCCTTCCCTTTGAATCATTTGATATATTCAAAATGGCACGAACCGTGACCTATCAAAATCATCAGATAATCAGACACAGATGGttgaagattttgtttgatCAAAGAGCTTAAATAACTGTTGACAAAAGGCCAAGGGTCTAGATAAAGTTTCTTACTAGGATCGCGTTGCGTGAGTATTGCGGCGCTGCTGAAGTAACAATCAGCACCCATGTGCTTATAACTCTGGTAATAACTATTGAAGACAACAGAGGCATGGTCCTTGAGAGTGTTGGGCAAGAAGCAAGGCTGGTTAGGCTGAATCTTACTGCAATCTGCTCCGCCGTGTTGACAAGCCCAGTCTAAGGCTGCTTGTGTCACATAATCTGGTATCTGTGAATCGGCTACACACCATTGTCCGAACTCCGcttttgctatataaaaaaaaacaagaagagacaCATGTTATATCTTTGAGATTATGTGTATGCGAGTGGATGTTACAATAATGGTGTACCTGAAAACGTTACTGTTATGAAAAGTAAAGCAATTGCTATCCTTGACCAGAAACTTTTCATCTTCACAAGAGGCAAGTTGGAAGGTTTGAGAGCTTAAAGATGGTCACACCTCGagtattttatattgttagtAGATAATCTCTGTTTAGTAAATTTATGTGTAATTCTTATCAACTGCCAAATTCTTTAGgtacaaaattacttttttgcCAGACTACTAATTACTTCTTACTAAATTACTTCTTGGCTATATAATTAAGTTTCttagatttttgaaa
The Camelina sativa cultivar DH55 chromosome 15, Cs, whole genome shotgun sequence DNA segment above includes these coding regions:
- the LOC104747160 gene encoding serine/threonine-protein phosphatase 7 long form homolog isoform X2 yields the protein MTVTLEDIALLLGLGIDGKPVIGVTYTTCSAVCERYLGKVPESNYASGGMVKLSWLKDKFSDCKDDASFDRVEYCTRAYLLYLVGSTIFSTTTGNKVPVMYLPLFEDFDDAGTFAWGAAALAFLYRALGNASVKSQSTICGCLTLLQCWSYYHLNVGRPKLNREPIHDHFPFVLRWKGKQTGPTANRDVVFYRKALDALKPCEVEWLPYENMDGRYIPDHIRNSLQLGRSKTMLISFDKAERHLPDRCLKQFALFQGIPEDVQKWVRKSRGVDGGVDLSVKMESELSEWEMRWENIVPDDVLGVDEADYMRWYLGITRKIVGRPISLSSEFQRTITNVRDILELAENFQTHDLDLERGNMISRIMNLAQDCLRDQAGVTVTAESQQQIELGKRMRGKERVRRKGMGKRRKGIDPMEDYGGSEDESQFGPVVEVGEMHLPLTHTNSVYDGTHLYDPVTKVDDMELCDTIRQLPETQDINKIDGSLLDDADKSFEDSKLHEEIDTTNVMSGEEPTESMAELPEGYDVKKEDKESKVEDYDAAKEIISDVSGEENANREEEDGTEMGESVADSSSLERRGANTMVA
- the LOC104747160 gene encoding serine/threonine-protein phosphatase 7 long form homolog isoform X1, whose amino-acid sequence is MDILANPGPLKDIVLYDQEKHVSSAVWDGQERGALRCHEHTSKLGEWKLKPKQIELVERAGFGYLRRIPAISLDNPLISALVERWRRETNTFHFTTGEMTVTLEDIALLLGLGIDGKPVIGVTYTTCSAVCERYLGKVPESNYASGGMVKLSWLKDKFSDCKDDASFERVEYCTRAYLLYLVGSTIFSTTTGNKVPVMYLPLFEDFDDAGTFAWGAAALAFLYRALGNASVKSQSTICGCLTLLQCWSYYHLNVGRPKLNREPIHDHFPFVLRWKGKQTGPTANRDVVFYRKALDALKPCEVEWLPYENMDGRYIPDHIRNSLQLGRSKTMLISFDKAERHLPDRCLKQFALFQGIPEDVQKWVRKSRGVDGGVDLSVKMESELSEWEMRWENIVPDDVLGVDEADYMRWYLGITRKIVGRPISLSSEFQRTITNVRDILELAENFQTHDLDLERGNMISRIMNLAQDCLRDQAGVTVTAESQQQIELGKRMRGKERVRRKGMGKRRKGIDPMEDYGGSEDESQFGPVVEVGEMHLPLTHTNSVYDGTHLYDPVTKVDDMELCDTIRQLPETQDINKIDGSLLDDADKSFEDSKLHEEIDTTNVMSGEEPTESMAELPEGYDVKKEDKESKVEDYDAAKEIISDVSGEENANREEEDGTEMGESVADSSSLERRGANTMVA
- the LOC104747164 gene encoding WRKY transcription factor 1-like — translated: MAEEVVKVPVSDMELDDSSETKVADDVVATDEMEAKPVTVTRTETVVEGCQTESSKATECKELLQPVPHTTASQSEVDVAASPTSEKAPKVSESSTVLSLQSGSEGNSPFIREKVMEDGYNWRKYGQKLVKGNEFVRSYYRCTHPNCKAKKQLERSPGGQVVDTVYFGEHDHPKPLTGPVPINQDKRSDVFTAVSKEKSSGSIVQTPRQTEPPKIHRGLHVSVVPPADDVKTDSSQSSRIKGDNSHKDYNSPSSKRRKKGGNIEPSPVERSTNDSRIVVHTQTLFDIVNDGYRWRKYGQKSVKGSPYPRSYYRCSSSGCPVKKHVERSSHDTKLLITTYEGKHDHDMPPGRVVTHNNMLDSEVDDKELNVKEGDANKTPQSSDQHDEDHPIKKTKTNGFEKSLDQGPVLDEKLKEEIKDISDVNKDHAANHTKLETKSDDKTTACHEKAVRTLVTEEQKTKTEPAQS
- the LOC104747163 gene encoding scarecrow-like protein 21, with translation MDNVRGSRHNVREVETIMLQPLPEIAESINDAICHELSMWPEDANDLLLIVEAISRGDLKWVLVACAKAVSENNLLLARWCMGELRGMVSISGAPIQRLGAYMLEGLVARLAASGSSIYKSLQSREPERYEFLSYVYVLHEVCPYFKFGYMSANGAIAEAMKDEERIHIIDFQIGQGSQWISLIQAFAARPGGAPNIRITGIGDLSVLVTVKRRLEKLAKKFDVPFKFNAISRPSYEVEVPNLDVREGEALGVNFAYMLHHLPDESVSMENHRDRLLRMVKSLSPKVVTLVEQECNTNTSPFLPRFFETLSYYTAMFESIDVMLPRNHKERISIEQHCLARDVVNIIACEGAERIERHELLGKWKSRFSMAGFEPYPLSSIISATIRALLRDYSNGYGIEERDGALYLGWMDRVLVSSCAWK
- the LOC104747162 gene encoding transmembrane protein 256 homolog, producing MGNSVRSNLIRDLRGRRSMDPRIWHKVAAVSGMAALGLGTYGAHFFKPENPSYKQVWQTASLYHLVHTAALVSAPSTKYPNIFGGLLTAGIVAFSGTCYMVALREDRKFSTLAPFGGFAFIAAWGTLLF